A stretch of Monomorium pharaonis isolate MP-MQ-018 chromosome 7, ASM1337386v2, whole genome shotgun sequence DNA encodes these proteins:
- the LOC105830899 gene encoding E3 ubiquitin-protein ligase MARCHF2 → MSHVEDAEPKNGNGHTNERVTNEHDKSAVQVSPESSINEENQAPKTSQILDNAKSDPKIEKNDDKGADTKLQEKDDTCVASGDICRICHMGGHAPIADNHQSCDSEDQTDDQTSTPSNLVYLGPLISACKCRGTVALVHAECLERWLTESGRVRCELCGYKYAIKRVRRYSLFRSVVIWFRTVIATRQMVLDVGYLVMTTPVAAFSCYVCALALKMLLRNGFYEIPWMIVAMLPTCLLTLIAYWRWIITLGRLHGHRWRRYWRNNYVVRLSPDNDVEDNVDLRRSNDHFDMQDDFEQWRIEEIEEFA, encoded by the exons ATGTCACACGTCGAGGACGCAGAGCCTAAAAATGGCAATGGACACACGAATGAAAGAG TGACGAACGAACACGATAAATCCGCCGTGCAAGTAAGCCCAGAAAGTTCCATCAACGAAGAGAATCAGGCGCCCAAGACGAGCCAAATATTGGACAACGCAAAATCCGATccaaaaatagagaaaaatgaCGACAAAGGTGCCGATACAAAATTGCAGGAAAAGGATg acaCGTGTGTTGCCTCCGGCGATATTTGTAGAATCTGTCATATGGGCGGACATGCGCCAATCGCGGACAACCATCAATCGTGCGACTCGGAAGATCAGACGGACGATCAGACATCGACACCGTCGAACTTGGTCTATCTCGGTCCTTTGATCTCGGCTTGCAA ATGTCGGGGTACGGTGGCTCTCGTACACGCCGAGTGCCTCGAAAGATGGTTAACAGAGTCCGGTCGCGTGAGATGCGAACTATGCGGCTACAAGTACGCGATCAAAAGGGTACGGCGTTACAGCCTCTTCCGTAGTGTCGTGATATGGTTTCGCACTGTAATAGCTACACGGCAg ATGGTACTCGACGTCGGATATTTGGTGATGACCACGCCTGTGGCTGCGTTTTCCTGCTATGTGTGCGCCTTGGCCTTGAAAATGTTACTGCGAAACGGCTTTTACGAGATACCCTGGATGATAGTCGCCATGCTACCAACCTGTTTATTGACGCTGATAGCCTACTGGCGATGGATAATTACGTTAGGGAG ATTGCACGGTCATCGATGGAGACGCTACTGGAGAAATAACTATGTGGTTCGCTTGAGTCCCGATAACGACGTCGAGGACAACGTCGATCTACGAAGATCGAACGATCATTTCGACATGCAAGATGACTTCGAGCAATGGAGGATCGAGGAGATCGAAGAGTTTGCATGA